In Nomia melanderi isolate GNS246 chromosome 4, iyNomMela1, whole genome shotgun sequence, the following are encoded in one genomic region:
- the LOC116425480 gene encoding UDP-glucosyltransferase 2 isoform X1: MRCARIILLLAVLSAHSSEGYRILCIFPFAGPSHFRMFEALCKGLARKGHRVDMISHFPSKLPIANYVDIVDLSGARQNIADSFSVEYGKSLQRSMTYYIATKFGGDLCDLMGQENMRDFIDNPPKDPPYHLVITEYLGASCYLGFGHLLKAPVAVVTSFLQAQPINDFTGNPHSHAFFSGAYNEDPTVVSFIDRIRNLLSNFWGTQMFYHYTSDQTAVMRKYLGRDTPDIRELERAVALVLTNDHYTITGARPITPAIVNVGGLHVEFDDSKLTTELEAWMDSADHGVIYFTFGSLTRIETLPESTLQELYATFEKISPVKVLMKCVNITKLPDGLPGNVFTKPWMPQIPVLKHKNTRAFITHGGLMGVQEAVYYGVPMIGIPIFADQMKNINIFVQKNMAIRINLDDLTEQSMDSALNAILHDSKYKESARRQSELFRDRPMSAMDTATYWIEYVIRNGPDSLRSSAVDMVWWKRNLLDVFSFLTISLVLVTFVLIKVFIVFVTKICESSIRIEKKIN, translated from the exons ATGAGATGTGCAAGGATAATTCTTCTCTTGGCTGTTTTGTCGGCACATTCGAGCGAGGGCTACAGAATTTTATGCATCTTCCCTTTCGCTGGACCAAGCCACTTCAGGATGTTCGAGGCGTTGTGCAAAGGCTTAGCACGGAAAGGACACCGCGTAGATATGATCAGCCATTTCCCGTCGAAATTACCGATCGCCAATTACGTGGACATCGTCGATTTGAGTGGGGCCAGGCAGAATATCGCTGACAGCTTCTCTGTGGAATACGGAAAGTCGTTGCAGAGATCGATGACTTATTACATCGCGACAAAGTTCGGTGGTGACTTGTGCGATCTAATGGGCCAAGAAAATATGCGGGATTTCATCGATAACCCGCCGAAAGATCCACCCTACCATCTGGTCATCACGGAG TATCTTGGTGCGTCGTGCTACTTGGGTTTCGGTCATCTACTGAAGGCGCCAGTGGCGGTAGTCACGTCTTTCCTGCAGGCGCAACCTATCAACGATTTCACGGGCAACCCGCACAGCCATGCTTTCTTTTCGGGCGCATACAACGAGGATCCAACGGTGGTCAGTTTCATCGACCGGATTCGGAATCTGCTGTCGAATTTCTGGGGGACGCAGATGTTTTACCATTACACATCCGATCAAACCGCGGTAATGAGAAAGTATTTGGGTCGTGATACGCCCGACATTCGGGAACTGGAGCGCGCTGTCGCTCTGGTTCTTACGAACGACCACTATACCATCACTGGTGCCAGGCCAATTACACCCGCCATTGTGAACGTGGGAGGACTGCACGTCGAATTCGACGATTCGAAGTTGACCACG GAACTTGAGGCATGGATGGACTCCGCGGATCATGGAGTGATATATTTCACATTTGGTTCCTTGACAAGAATCGAAACGTTACCCGAAAGCACGTTACAGGAGCTTTACGCGACTTTCGAAAAAATATCGCctgtcaaagtgttaatgaaatGCGTTAACATTACGAAATTACCTGATGGTCTTCCCGGAAATGTATTTACCAAACCTTGGATGCCACAGATACCGGTGTTAA AACACAAAAACACGCGAGCGTTCATCACGCACGGAGGTCTCATGGGAGTCCAAGAAGCTGTGTATTACGGAGTTCCGATGATAGGGATTCCAATATTCGCGGATCAAATGAAGAACATTAACATCTTTGTCCAAAAGAACATGGCGATTCGTATAAACCTAGACGATCTCACCGAACAGTCCATGGATTCTGCTTTGAACGCTATCTTGCACGATTCAAAATATAA AGAATCCGCTAGAAGACAATCAGAACTGTTTCGTGATCGACCGATGAGCGCGATGGACACAGCTACTTATTGGATCGAGTACGTGATCAGAAATGGACCAGACTCATTAAGGTCGTCGGCGGTGGACATGGTCTGGTGGAAACGAAATCTGCTCGATGTTTTCTCTTTCTTAACGATTTCCTTGGTCCTGGTCACTTTCGTGTTAATCAAAGTATTCATCGTGTTTGTAACGAAAATCTGTGAAAGTAGTATTCGAATCGAAAAGAAAATCAACTAA
- the LOC116425480 gene encoding UDP-glucosyltransferase 2 isoform X2 has translation MRCARIILLLAVLSAHSSEGYRILCIFPFAGPSHFRMFEALCKGLARKGHRVDMISHFPSKLPIANYVDIVDLSGARQNIADSFSVEYGKSLQRSMTYYIATKFGGDLCDLMGQENMRDFIDNPPKDPPYHLVITEYLGASCYLGFGHLLKAPVAVVTSFLQAQPINDFTGNPHSHAFFSGAYNEDPTVVSFIDRIRNLLSNFWGTQMFYHYTSDQTAVMRKYLGRDTPDIRELERAVALVLTNDHYTITGARPITPAIVNVGGLHVEFDDSKLTTELEAWMDSADHGVIYFTFGSLTRIETLPESTLQELYATFEKISPVKVLMKCVNITKLPDGLPGNVFTKPWMPQIPVLKHKNTRAFITHGGLMGVQEAVYYGVPMIGIPIFADQMKNINIFVQKNMAIRINLDDLTEQSMDSALNAILHDSKYK, from the exons ATGAGATGTGCAAGGATAATTCTTCTCTTGGCTGTTTTGTCGGCACATTCGAGCGAGGGCTACAGAATTTTATGCATCTTCCCTTTCGCTGGACCAAGCCACTTCAGGATGTTCGAGGCGTTGTGCAAAGGCTTAGCACGGAAAGGACACCGCGTAGATATGATCAGCCATTTCCCGTCGAAATTACCGATCGCCAATTACGTGGACATCGTCGATTTGAGTGGGGCCAGGCAGAATATCGCTGACAGCTTCTCTGTGGAATACGGAAAGTCGTTGCAGAGATCGATGACTTATTACATCGCGACAAAGTTCGGTGGTGACTTGTGCGATCTAATGGGCCAAGAAAATATGCGGGATTTCATCGATAACCCGCCGAAAGATCCACCCTACCATCTGGTCATCACGGAG TATCTTGGTGCGTCGTGCTACTTGGGTTTCGGTCATCTACTGAAGGCGCCAGTGGCGGTAGTCACGTCTTTCCTGCAGGCGCAACCTATCAACGATTTCACGGGCAACCCGCACAGCCATGCTTTCTTTTCGGGCGCATACAACGAGGATCCAACGGTGGTCAGTTTCATCGACCGGATTCGGAATCTGCTGTCGAATTTCTGGGGGACGCAGATGTTTTACCATTACACATCCGATCAAACCGCGGTAATGAGAAAGTATTTGGGTCGTGATACGCCCGACATTCGGGAACTGGAGCGCGCTGTCGCTCTGGTTCTTACGAACGACCACTATACCATCACTGGTGCCAGGCCAATTACACCCGCCATTGTGAACGTGGGAGGACTGCACGTCGAATTCGACGATTCGAAGTTGACCACG GAACTTGAGGCATGGATGGACTCCGCGGATCATGGAGTGATATATTTCACATTTGGTTCCTTGACAAGAATCGAAACGTTACCCGAAAGCACGTTACAGGAGCTTTACGCGACTTTCGAAAAAATATCGCctgtcaaagtgttaatgaaatGCGTTAACATTACGAAATTACCTGATGGTCTTCCCGGAAATGTATTTACCAAACCTTGGATGCCACAGATACCGGTGTTAA AACACAAAAACACGCGAGCGTTCATCACGCACGGAGGTCTCATGGGAGTCCAAGAAGCTGTGTATTACGGAGTTCCGATGATAGGGATTCCAATATTCGCGGATCAAATGAAGAACATTAACATCTTTGTCCAAAAGAACATGGCGATTCGTATAAACCTAGACGATCTCACCGAACAGTCCATGGATTCTGCTTTGAACGCTATCTTGCACGATTCAAAATATAAGTGA
- the LOC116425481 gene encoding UDP-glycosyltransferase UGT5, with amino-acid sequence MKLFGLICLWAVLTTCQGYRILGLFPFNGKSHFVMFEQMMKALARKGHHVDVVSTFPLKKPYKNYNDLVALKASWQFLNNMTFNDMKTMLLPGISQAVAHLCGNEVCKFLSHPRLQELVKNPPKDPPYDVVFVEIFGAHCFIAIGHLLKVPVIGVSSATLYPWHNDIIGNPENLAFAPNNLLSFSQPMSFLDRTYNFLHTTYHKLNFQSYASKQTEIIREYFGEDMPDIRTLERSVAMIFVNSFRSINGIKDSTPGYIEVGGVHVQEDGVEVSPSLEKWMNESTSGFFYLSFGSMIKIESFPIKFLNVLYKSLGKLAPVRVLMKIPSPNELPPGLPKNILTSPWIPQLKVLKHPNIKGFITHGGLMGTQEAIHYGVPLIGIPLFADQFINIKNYVQQNIAIEIDHNTLTEEKMDNALNAVLHDPKYRESARKLSKMFLDRPMNTTETVVYWTEYIIRHGADALRSPSMDLTWWQVQLLDVYVFLLFVALLSIILLISAMRFAFSMISVEETDSHKKKIS; translated from the exons ATGAAGCTGTTTGGGTTAATCTGTCTTTGGGCGGTGTTAACCACCTGTCAGGGCTACAGGATACTAGGTCTGTTCCCGTTCAACGGGAAGAGCCATTTCGTAATGTTTGAGCAGATGATGAAGGCTTTGGCTAGGAAGGGACACCACGTGGACGTGGTCAGCACGTTCCCTTTGAAGAAACCATACAAGAATTACAACGACCTGGTCGCACTGAAGGCTTCCTGGCAGTTCCTGAATAACATGACTTTTAACGACATGAAGACGATGCTGCTACCGGGCATTAGCCAGGCCGTGGCCCACTTATGCGGGAACGAGGTCTGCAAGTTCCTGAGCCACCCGAGGTTACAAGAGCTTGTGAAAAATCCGCCTAAGGACCCGCCTTACGACGTGGTCTTCGTGGAG ATATTCGGAGCACATTGTTTCATAGCGATCGGTCACTTGCTGAAAGTGCCGGTGATAGGGGTGAGCTCTGCGACCCTTTATCCGTGGCACAACGACATAATCGGTAACCCGGAGAACCTTGCCTTCGCGCCGAACAATTTGCTCTCATTCTCTCAGCCAATGAGCTTCTTAGACAGGACCTACAATTTCCTGCACACTACGTACCATAAATTGAACTTCCAAAGTTACGCGAGCAAACAAACCGAGATTATAAGGGAATACTTCGGCGAGGACATGCCGGACATCAGAACACTGGAAAGAAGTGTCGCGATGATCTTCGTGAATTCGTTCAGATCCATCAACGGGATCAAAGACTCGACCCCCGGATACATCGAAGTTGGTGGAGTGCACGTCCAGGAGGACGGTGTCGAAGTATCACCT AGCTTAGAGAAGTGGATGAACGAGAGTACGAGCggattcttttatttatcattcGGATCGATGATAAAGATTGAATCCTTCCCTATAAAATTTCTCAATGTACTGTACAAGTCCCTGGGAAAGCTAGCACCGGTCCGGGTCTTAATGAAAATACCGAGTCCCAACGAACTGCCGCCTGGCCTACCAAAGAATATTCTCACGTCACCGTGGATACCACAACTCAAAGTTCTGA AGCATCCGAACATAAAGGGGTTCATCACACATGGCGGACTTATGGGTACCCAAGAAGCGATTCACTATGGTGTCCCTCTTATCGGTATACCCTTGTTCGCTGATCAATTTATCAATATCAAGAATTACGTGCAGCAAAATATTGCGATTGAGATAGACCATAATACCTTAACGGAGGAGAAAATGGACAACGCTTTGAATGCCGTTTTGCATGATCCTAAATATCG TGAAAGCGCCCGAAAGTTATCCAAAATGTTCCTAGATCGTCCTATGAATACAACGGAAACCGTTGTTTACTGGACTGAATACATTATCAGGCACGGCGCAGATGCGCTCAGGTCACCCTCTATGGATCTGACATGGTGGCAAGTGCAGCTTCTGGACGTTTACGTATTCCTCTTATTCGTTGCGCTTCTCTCGATTATTCTCCTAATAAGTGCGATGCGATTCGCGTTTAGCATGATAAGTGTAGAGGAAACTGACTCGcacaaaaagaaaatttcataa
- the LOC116425479 gene encoding UDP-glucosyltransferase 2: MRLCWLTVFSILACCYFGNGLRILGLFPLNGKSHWAMGQQLFLALAKRGHQVDVITHFLMKNPPPNYNQLSIENSLPPAVNSMHANDAVQFKNLDLSLLVQMTGTRICETLNHENVQKIIKNPPNDPPYDLIIVEMFMSPCYLAFGRHLNVPIVGVVTAPFTDWLHVPAGNSYNPAVTPSIFSSYPERMDFWQRLMNTVMVIKIGTTINGKLEVQQRSYVKNHFNLDVSMEDLIKDVSLYLVNSHHSLNGVKPSVPSIIEVGGLHVSEKADPNSPEVEKWLNESTHGCILFTFGSMVRIETFPKAFVEILYATFEKIAPVRVLMKVAKKEDLLPGLPKNVMIQPWFSQISVFKHKNLKAFITHGGLMSFQEALYFGIPVVGIPIFGDQSNNMEKAARKNIGVTLGSPENVTVETLSHALNKVLYDETYRENMKKTTELFRDRPMKAIDTAIFWVEYVHRHKNALQSPAIYLTWWQQNLLDVYGFLFACFAAVLFVVILVVRKLMRLFLGCKSCSKDSKTSESKKRK; this comes from the exons ATGAGACTCTGCTGGTTGACAGTTTTTAGTATACTGGCCTGCTGTTATTTCGGCAATGGCCTGAGAATACTTGGCCTTTTCCCGCTTAATGGGAAAAGCCACTGGGCGATGGGACAACAACTGTTCTTAGCTTTGGCGAAACGTGGCCATCAGGTGGACGTGATCACACACTTCCTCATGAAGAATCCGCCGCCGAATTACAATCAACTCTCCATCGAGAACAGTTTGCCACCGGCGGTGAACAGTATGCACGCGAACGACGCTGTCCAATTCAAGAACTTGGACTTGTCGTTACTCGTACAGATGACTGGTACGCGTATCTGCGAAACGTTGAACCACGAAAACGTTCAAAAGATCATAAAAAATCCTCCGAATGATCCGCCGTATGACCTTATTATAGTCGAG ATGTTCATGTCGCCGTGTTATCTAGCATTCGGCCGTCATCTGAACGTGCCCATAGTTGGCGTAGTCACTGCGCCGTTCACAGACTGGCTGCATGTTCCCGCAGGAAACTCGTACAATCCTGCTGTCACGCCGAGTATCTTCAGTTCCTATCCCGAGCGCATGGACTTCTGGCAAAGGCTGATGAACACCGTGATGGTGATCAAGATTGGTACGACTATCAACGGTAAATTGGAGGTACAACAGAGGAGCTATGTGAAAAATCACTTCAACCTGGACGTCTCAATGGAGGACCTTATAAAAGACGTATCTCTTTATCTGGTCAACTCACATCACAGCTTGAACGGAGTCAAACCGAGCGTACCGAGTATCATAGAAGTAGGCGGTCTGCACGTCAGCGAAAAAGCGGATCCGAATTCACCA GAAGTCGAGAAATGGCTGAATGAGAGCACACACGGTTGCATCTTATTCACGTTCGGCTCCATGGTGAGGATCGAAACCTTCCCGAAAGCCTTCGTGGAAATTCTTTACGCAACATTCGAGAAGATTGCACCAGTGAGAGTGCTCATGAAAGTGGCGAAGAAAGAAGATCTGTTACCGGGATTGCCGAAGAACGTCATGATTCAACCTTGGTTCTCCCAAATCTCCGTTTTCA AGCACAAGAACCTAAAGGCATTTATAACGCACGGTGGCCTGATGAGTTTCCAAGAAGCGTTGTACTTCGGTATCCCAGTAGTCGGCATTCCCATTTTCGGTGATCAATCCAACAACATGGAAAAGGCTGCTCGCAAGAATATCGGCGTGACTCTCGGTTCACCAGAGAACGTTACCGTGGAAACGCTCTCTCATGCGCTCAACAAAGTCTTATACGACGAAACGTATCG agaaaataTGAAGAAGACCACAGAACTATTCAGAGATCGTCCGATGAAAGCAATAGATACCGCAATTTTTTGGGTTGAGTATGTCCACCGGCACAAGAACGCGCTGCAATCGCCAGCCATATATCTCACCTGGTGGCAACAAAACCTCCTCGACGTCTACGGGTTTCTGTTCGCATGCTTCGCGGCAGTACTTTTCGTCGTTATTCTCGTTGTTCGAAAGTTAATGAGACTGTTTCTGGGTTGTAAATCCTGTTCCAAGGACAGCAAAACATCTGAGTCGAAAAAGCGGAAATGA